Proteins encoded in a region of the Triticum dicoccoides isolate Atlit2015 ecotype Zavitan chromosome 3A, WEW_v2.0, whole genome shotgun sequence genome:
- the LOC119266783 gene encoding uncharacterized protein LOC119266783 → MASPQQSPPAKKPPPLPPTTISALDLDTLREIFLCLPSLPSLARAALSCRTFLDAVRSSPAFRRRFRALHPPPLLGHFLTTQDTTIPTFVPLRSRSDPDIAAAVRGADFFLTRLPVLEDGAVPVPAPVSAPEDNGDGVSIPFPAPAPEDDGEDAVSGSEDDDEDPIPDPEWSIDDCRDGFVVLHNWSTQQIAVYNPLARTLDLFPLPPRREDCEGQYSDYYILAEEEEEDYLPYRVVCVWHSERGARAMVLSSDTSKWQIFPWVDIDGLWPQTGKLVNGCIYWTIGMNDARVLNTATMQFSRMDKPPRRRGNEILTAGKTKDGRLCVVCAPLGPLTFESVLAVWIRRADDDGVERWMLDKSLPLQEIAGIVRCEFKEDNVKYQVTVRTIIDGFVYFSAYCGVWQHHHSTLWLLSFCLETAALNKLGRILSGVSYPYIMPWPRSLVGTQQAN, encoded by the coding sequence ATGGCCTCGCCGCAGCAGTCGCCGCCGGCGAAGAAACCCCCACCACTCCCCCCGACGACCATAAGCGCCCTGGACCTAGACACCCTGCGCGAGATCTTCCTCTGCCTCCCCTCTCTCCCGAGCCTCGCCCGCGCCGCCCTCAGCTGCCGCACCTTCTTGGACGCCGTCCGTTCATCGCCCGCTTTCCGCCGCCGGTTCCGTGCGCTCCACCCACCCCCGCTCCTAGGCCACTTCCTCACCACCCAAGACACCACCATCCCCACCTTCGTGCCCCTCCGCAGCCGCTCCGACCCGGACATAGCGGCGGCGGTACGCGGCGCCGATTTCTTCCTCACCCGCCTCCCAGTCCTCGAAGACGGCGCCGTGCCCGTTCCTGCACCCGTCTCCGCCCCCGAAGACAACGGGGATGGCGTGTCCATTCCTTTCCCCGCCCCCGCACCCGAAGACGACGGCGAGGATGCCGTCTCCGGCtctgaagacgacgacgaggatccCATCCCCGACCCCGAGTGGTCAATCGACGACTGCCGCGACGGATTCGTCGTTCTCCACAACTGGAGCACTCAGCAGATCGCCGTCTACAACCCGCTCGCCCGGACCCTGGACCTCTTCCCCCTGCCGCCCCGCCGGGAGGACTGCGAGGGCCAGTATTCTGATTACTACATCCtcgccgaggaagaagaagaagactacttGCCGTATCGCGTCGTGTGCGTCTGGCACAGCGAACGCGGGGCGCGCGCCATGGTTTTATCATCGGACACCAGCAAGTGGCAGATTTTCCCATGGGTAGACATTGATGGGCTCTGGCCTCAAACTGGTAAGCTGGTGAATGGCTGCATCTATTGGACCATTGGGATGAATGATGCCCGTGTGCTTAACACTGCTACAATGCAATTCTCTCGGATGGATAAGCCGCCACGCAGGAGAGGGAATGAGATATTGACGGCTGGTAAGACCAAGGATGGAAGACTCTGTGTGGTCTGCGCACCTTTGGGGCCACTGACATTTGAATCCGTGCTTGCTGTTTGGATTCGGAGAGCCgatgatgatggcgtcgagaggTGGATGTTGGATAAGTCACTCCCCTTGCAGGAGATAGCTGGAATCGTTCGGTGTGAATTCAAGGAAGACAATGTTAAATATCAAGTGACTGTTAGGACGATTATCGATGGATTTGTGTACTTCTCTGCTTATTGTGGGGTGTGGCAGCATCATCATTCGACACTCTGGCTCCTATCATTCTGCTTGGAAACAGCGGCGCTGAACAAGCTTGGGCGTATCCTTAGTGGTGTTTCCTATCCCTACATCATGCCGTGGCCTCGTTCTTTGGTTGGTACACAGCAAG